TTTCAAAATGATCTTGATTACCAACAAAGTAAATATCAGGACATTGTTCAATTACGAATGGATCATTATCTAAAGCTGCACAAGTTAGAGTATCTGGAGCAGTCGGTGCTAAATGTCTCCAAATTAAAGTTGACTCTGTTAAtgacattttattttcatatgtCATATAACGTGAagcattttcaatattttgacCACTTGTACCCAACAATAATCTACCACCGATTTGTGATTGATATGGGTTGGTGCAAGTTGTTAAATTTGTATTTTGAATTGAGAATGGGAATAAACAACTATTCAAAGGTAATTGGGGTAATGAAATATTGGTGGGATCATTTGGACCAGGTATGATATCCACTGGAACCGTTTGACAAAGTTCACATAAAAATCCatctaaatctttaattggtATTGCTTTTTTTGCTTGTTTTGCCTGTATTTCCGATTTGGAACTATATCTAACAAATGCTTCAATTGGTTCATTCTCTTTATGAATTGAATTACCAACGAACAATACCTTACAAATCTTTCCAAGTAAGTCACTACCATTATCAACTAGATTACCTTGTAGATAATCCATAAGTAATTGAGTttgaaatatattatttgcaTCACCAACATTTAAACctgaaattaaacaaatgtATGCATCATCTTTCAATGACTCTAAATCTCTTGaatgtggttgtggtggtatGCCTGGGAAAACTATATCCCTAACTTCAAATTCTGCATCTGGTAAACCTTTCCCTAATATTGCAACATTTAAACCTGTAACTAAACTATCAACCATCTCTTTActaccaattaatttaactCTACCTGTATTatcttcaaaaaataatttatctttttcaccAATAAATGATTCTCTATTATCTGGTATTGGTAACATTGctctctttattttttttttttattattaataatttataatattgaatatatttattatttatatatatatatacatacatCTTGAGCATAtgcttttaaaatatttggttTTAATTCCATTTCTTTATATAAAGTACCAATCATAATACATTCATCACCTGGTTTCATATGTAAAATCTTTTGAGTTGGTATACCTGGATATTTAGATTCAACATTTTCTACTAATATTGGatttaatttctctaatCTACTCGCATAAATTGAACTATATTGAAGATTACTATGTTGACCTATTACTAATGATGTGGttgcaccaccaccaccatcaccattttTATTGTCATCATTCTTATGAATTGATTTTATGGTTGAATTTGGTTGTTTCTCTAAAAATCTTTCTTTATTATGATGAATGATAACATCTAATCTCTCTGTTGTTTTATAATCTTGATCTAATCCaaaatttttatctttaccATATGATTTCTTTGTTTGTTTGAATTtagtttcaattttttcaatccttttaaataattcaattaatgattcattatcatgattaatttcttcaaacattttatatttatatatatttaaatattattttttatttttatttttattacaatttataaGCAcaaacatataaaaaaaaaaaaaataaaaataaaaataaaaaaataaaaaaatgagaaaaaaaaaaaaaaaaaaaaaaaaaaattaaaaaagggcgctctttttttttttttttattcaaaaaatgaaaaaaaaaaaaaaaaaaaaaaattaatcactTTTAAAAAGACTCTCCagtatataaaataaatagagaaaatgtatttatatataatttttaaaatctatatttcaatttttttttttataaaataattttattacaatacaatacaaaacaaaatatttttttttttttttttttttaaatataaagtaatcatttaaaacaatgttaataataataaatagtagGATTTCCAGAtttggaaaattaaaaataataaaaataattttttaagttttacCACCACACacttatagtttttttttttttttttagtccAATGTCACCACACCATTCGCTACCTTTGTTTAGtatgcaaaaaaaaataaaaaattaaaaataaaaaataaaaaattaaaatgaaaaatatttgttggatggtcaattttatttttatttttatttttatttttattttttttttctccatTTTAAGAATAATTTTTCccatttttcatttcaaataataatattaatttattattattaaaatggtaggaaatgataataaaaaatcaagaaaagaatttaataatattgctTCAATGAATAgtccaaattttaataataataatactaatgaagtaataaaagaaaataataataataataataataataataataataataataataataataataataataataataataataataataataataataataataataataataataataataataataataataataataataataatgttaatgaaaatttggaaaataatcaaaatataattgaagaatatgatttaaatatattaaaattttcacaAAGTGAAATTtcagaatttgaaattaaagagaatgtaaaaaatattaataaatttattaaaaaatataatcgTTCAGCAAAATTATCAAAGGTTGAAAAcgaaagattaaaaaaaataaatgaaattatatatttaaccCCACCTCCTACCCCACAACCAGCAGTATCTCCTACCAATTCCACTAATTCATTAGAATctttagatttatttaataataataataaaaaagaaataaataattttataataataaataaagatgattataatttattattgtcattatataatataatttcaacAAGAGTACCAAGAactcataaaaaaaagaaatcattaaatagttattatttagattcacaaggtaaaattaaattatttttttatggaTATGAATTTATTGAATGGATAAttcattctaaaaaaaataaaattacaagaAATAAAGCAATTAGAATAGCACAAGCTTTGGTAAtgttatttataatatcaaGAGTGAAATTACTAGATACCGATAGTACTAAAATAATATCACataagaaattattattcaaagATGATAGAACTTGTTATACtctaattaattataaaaatattgaaaattattatcaatataataaatacttAAATGAAATGTTTCAcaaatgtaaaattaaagttaACCATCCTTTTGAATTAGTtcatataattttttcaataccattttgttcatcatcatcatcatcatcatcatcatcatcatcatcatcaactaataataatcataataataataattttcataGTCATGATGATTGTTGTCAAGTGAAGGATGGGAATTGTAATTGTCAAAAATGTAAAGATTTACTTTGTCAAAATAAgaatgaaattgatattgaaactgcaaaaaaaataattcaaaatacttttttacCAACAATTCCAATACAATTAAACATCAGTATGGCCAGTGgtgatagtagtagtagtattagtagtagtggtagttcaccaaatttagaaattccaagaaataatggtgataatgttgaaaactttttagatgatgatgatgatgatgatgatgatagtgatgataaaattataaaatttattaatgttaAAGATTCAGTTAGAACATTTccaatatataataaagattattcgaatcaaatatttagaaaaacaattgatatttcaaatttaaaaaataatgatgataataataataataataataataataataataataataataataataataataataataataataataataataataataataataataataataataataataataaagtggTTTTTAAGAAAATGGAGAATGAGActattgaaaatttagataaaaataaaacaattataaagGAACATTttagtgatgatgaagaatttgatGTATCGATTTACTCTTGGTCAAGGTATGTACCAGTGTTGATATTTCTAGTGGTTTTATCAACTAGTGCATTAGCATTACAACATAGGTATTTATCGGATATATTCAATTATCCaagtttaatttataaaatcattgCAGGCATTGCAGCATTTCTATGGATTGTCGCCTTTATATTGGTGATAACCagttcattattaaatttacaatataCAATATCAAATTTGAAATGGGGTTTAAATGTGACAATATACGGTAGTGTTGCAATGTCTTTATTGCAAATTGCAGACCTGTCAATAGCATTGAGTAAAACATTTGCCAAAGTTTTATATTGGACTGGTGTTGGTATACATGTGTTCTCAATTTGCATGCTTTACTATCAAGTATATgtaagaataaaaaataaaagaccGATTTCTTTATCACCAACTTATATTTTCTCGGGGGCTGCCTTAATTGTAATGGCATTCACAGGCGCCCATTTGGGGTATACTGCATTCTCATGGACGGTGTTTGGAATTGGTAGTGTGTCTTGTTTTgtcattaaaatcatcattttgTTTCAATACACTATTCAAGGGTTTAAAGGCAAGTTTCAACCATTCGATCAATTACCATcacaaaatattttcattggtTCTGAATCACTCTGTTTCACTTCATTCATCGCACTTCATGATGGGTTATCAAAATTTGGTAGATATATCTATTTATCAGTATTTATCAATTACTTCATTGTTGTTATACTTTGGATTGTTATCATCATTCATTCAGATCCAAAAGATCCAATTAAATTCTCACTTGGTTTCTTTGGTTTTGGGTTCCCAATTTTATCAATGGCAACAGCTTCACTCTATTATTACAACTATACAAAATATACTGCTACAAAGATTATGGCATTTTTCTTAATTTCAACTAGTAATTTCACTTTTCTAATCTTATTAGGTCTTACCATTTATTatggtttaaataaaaatttattcataATTTCAAGATATTCAAAATCAACTAATCTATCTCCAAAATTTGTATCTTCTTCAAAGAAGGTTTTCActtcaaaatct
This region of Dictyostelium discoideum AX4 chromosome 3 chromosome, whole genome shotgun sequence genomic DNA includes:
- the polD2 gene encoding DNA polymerase delta subunit 2 yields the protein MFEEINHDNESLIELFKRIEKIETKFKQTKKSYGKDKNFGLDQDYKTTERLDVIIHHNKERFLEKQPNSTIKSIHKNDDNKNGDGGGGATTSLVIGQHSNLQYSSIYASRLEKLNPILVENVESKYPGIPTQKILHMKPGDECIMIGTLYKEMELKPNILKAYAQDRAMLPIPDNRESFIGEKDKLFFEDNTGRVKLIGSKEMVDSLVTGLNVAILGKGLPDAEFEVRDIVFPGIPPQPHSRDLESLKDDAYICLISGLNVGDANNIFQTQLLMDYLQGNLVDNGSDLLGKICKVLFVGNSIHKENEPIEAFVRYSSKSEIQAKQAKKAIPIKDLDGFLCELCQTVPVDIIPGPNDPTNISLPQLPLNSCLFPFSIQNTNLTTCTNPYQSQIGGRLLLGTSGQNIENASRYMTYENKMSLTESTLIWRHLAPTAPDTLTCAALDNDPFVIEQCPDIYFVGNQDHFETKLLKGPNDEIVRLIFIPNFSETNTIILVNLKTLDTFPIHFNTTSFFPQSPSTEQ